A stretch of Clostridium sp. BJN0001 DNA encodes these proteins:
- the glmU gene encoding bifunctional UDP-N-acetylglucosamine diphosphorylase/glucosamine-1-phosphate N-acetyltransferase GlmU, with protein MYKCALILAAGQGKRIKSDLPKVLHKVCGKEMVKHVITSIKNSGIDDIDVIVGKGAELVKERTEDDNVSYSLQNEQLGTGHAVKCASDFLKGKDGLVAVFTGDTPLIEENTIKNLLEYHIENKDAGTVLTSIAEDPKGYGRIKRDENDEVLKIVEDKDCNSSESLIDEINAGIYVFDIKLLIDSLDKLSNDNKQGEYYLTDIIEILKSAGRKIGAVKTIFEDTIGVNSRVQLAEAEEIMRRRINRKHMENGVTLIDPKTTYIGPDVKIGKDTILYPNNILEGKTEIGSGCILYQNSRIVDSIVKDEVTIQSSVILETEIDNNTTVGPFAYLRPETKIGKHTRIGDFVEIKKSTIADGTKVSHLTYIGDAEVGSECNFGCGTVVVNYDGKTKNKTIIGNHSFIGCNTNLVSPVKVEDNTYIAAGSTITSTVKEGDLAVARARQKNISGWVDRKGLRK; from the coding sequence TCTGCATAAAGTTTGTGGAAAAGAAATGGTCAAACATGTAATAACTTCAATAAAAAATTCAGGAATAGATGATATTGATGTTATAGTTGGAAAAGGTGCAGAACTTGTTAAAGAAAGGACAGAAGATGATAACGTTTCGTATTCTCTTCAGAATGAACAGCTTGGAACAGGTCATGCTGTAAAGTGTGCTTCTGATTTCTTAAAAGGTAAAGATGGACTTGTAGCAGTTTTTACAGGCGACACCCCTTTAATTGAAGAAAATACAATAAAAAATTTATTAGAATACCATATAGAAAATAAAGATGCTGGAACAGTTTTAACTTCAATAGCAGAAGATCCTAAAGGATATGGAAGAATAAAAAGAGATGAAAATGATGAAGTTTTAAAAATTGTAGAAGATAAGGACTGTAATAGTTCTGAATCTTTAATAGATGAAATAAATGCTGGAATATATGTATTTGATATTAAACTTTTAATTGATTCTTTAGATAAGCTTTCAAATGATAATAAGCAGGGAGAATATTATCTCACTGATATTATAGAAATATTAAAATCAGCTGGAAGAAAAATAGGTGCAGTTAAGACTATATTTGAAGATACAATAGGCGTAAATTCACGTGTACAGCTTGCAGAGGCTGAAGAAATAATGAGAAGAAGAATAAATAGAAAACATATGGAAAACGGTGTTACATTAATAGATCCTAAAACAACATATATAGGACCAGATGTAAAGATTGGAAAAGATACAATATTATATCCTAATAATATATTAGAAGGAAAAACTGAGATAGGAAGCGGTTGCATCCTTTATCAAAATTCGAGAATTGTTGACAGTATAGTAAAAGATGAGGTTACTATTCAGTCTTCAGTTATATTAGAAACAGAAATCGATAATAATACTACGGTAGGACCTTTTGCATACTTAAGACCTGAAACAAAAATAGGTAAGCATACAAGAATTGGTGATTTCGTAGAAATTAAAAAATCAACTATAGCTGATGGTACAAAAGTTTCACACCTTACTTATATAGGAGATGCTGAAGTTGGATCTGAATGTAATTTTGGATGCGGAACAGTTGTAGTAAATTACGATGGAAAAACTAAGAATAAAACTATAATAGGAAATCATAGCTTTATAGGATGTAATACAAATTTAGTATCACCTGTTAAAGTTGAGGACAACACATATATAGCTGCAGGTTCTACAATAACATCTACAGTTAAAGAAGGTGACCTTGCAGTAGCAAGAGCAAGACAAAAGAATATTTCAGGATGGGTTGATAGAAAAGGACTTAGAAAGTAA
- a CDS encoding ribose-phosphate diphosphokinase translates to MITHGKKIKVFTGNSHPKLAREIADILGVPIGKSKVSTFSDGEISVDINETVRGNDVFIVQSTCSPVNNNLMELLIMIDAFKRASAGRITVVMPYYGYARQDRKAKSRDPITAKLVADLLTAAGAHRVLTMDLHAAQIQGYFNIPVDHLLGSPILAEYFIKKGFADCSDVVVVSPDLGSVRRARKFADNLHAPIAIIDKRRPKANVSEIMNIIGDIKGKECILIDDMIDTAGTITNAANALKKLGAKSVYACCTHGVLSGPALERIESSAIEELVMLNTIPLNTDKTNKIHSISVAPLFAEAIQRIYDDEPISKLFEMQKKEN, encoded by the coding sequence ATGATAACACATGGCAAAAAAATAAAAGTGTTTACTGGTAATTCACATCCAAAGCTTGCTAGAGAAATTGCAGATATTTTAGGAGTACCTATTGGTAAGTCAAAAGTATCCACATTTAGCGATGGAGAAATTTCTGTTGATATAAATGAAACCGTACGAGGAAATGATGTATTTATTGTACAGTCTACATGTTCACCAGTTAATAATAATCTTATGGAACTTTTAATTATGATAGATGCATTTAAAAGAGCATCTGCGGGAAGAATAACAGTTGTAATGCCTTATTATGGATATGCAAGACAGGATAGAAAAGCGAAATCAAGAGATCCTATAACAGCAAAGCTTGTTGCAGATCTTTTAACTGCAGCTGGAGCTCATAGAGTGCTTACAATGGATCTTCATGCAGCTCAGATTCAAGGATATTTTAATATCCCTGTAGACCATCTTTTAGGATCACCTATACTTGCAGAATACTTTATAAAAAAAGGATTTGCAGATTGTAGTGATGTAGTTGTTGTTTCTCCTGATTTAGGAAGTGTAAGAAGAGCAAGAAAGTTTGCAGATAATCTTCATGCACCTATAGCAATTATTGATAAAAGAAGACCAAAGGCTAATGTATCTGAAATAATGAATATTATAGGAGACATAAAGGGAAAAGAATGCATCCTTATTGATGATATGATTGATACAGCAGGAACAATAACAAATGCTGCAAATGCTCTTAAAAAACTTGGAGCAAAAAGCGTATATGCATGCTGTACTCATGGAGTCTTATCAGGCCCTGCTTTAGAGAGAATAGAGAGCTCTGCAATTGAAGAACTTGTTATGCTTAATACAATTCCTTTAAATACAGACAAAACAAATAAAATACATTCTATTTCAGTTGCTCCTCTTTTTGCAGAAGCAATTCAGAGAATATATGATGATGAGCCAATAAGTAAGCTCTTTGAAATGCAGAAAAAGGAAAATTAA
- a CDS encoding response regulator transcription factor, whose translation MDKFNGKVLVVDDDENITEVIKMYLESSGYGVRTALDGKKAKEFYSEYNPDIVLLDVMIPYIDGVEVLKWIRKQSDTPVIMLTAKGDTYDKVLALEIGADDYIVKPFEPKELVARVKAVLRRYNKEQTKEDIIYLDNLTIDSTSYKVIYKGKNLKMPPKEFELLYFLSSNKNKVFTREQLLCEVWGYDYPGDSRTVDVHIKRLREKIGDDNTWQLQTVWGVGYKFEIKKQE comes from the coding sequence ATGGATAAATTTAATGGTAAAGTACTTGTTGTAGACGATGATGAAAATATAACAGAAGTGATAAAAATGTATCTTGAAAGCTCTGGATATGGTGTCAGAACTGCTTTAGATGGTAAAAAGGCTAAAGAATTTTATTCAGAATATAATCCAGATATTGTGCTTCTTGATGTTATGATACCATACATAGATGGTGTAGAAGTTTTAAAATGGATAAGAAAACAATCAGATACTCCAGTAATAATGCTTACAGCAAAAGGCGATACATATGATAAGGTACTAGCACTTGAAATTGGTGCAGATGATTATATAGTGAAACCTTTTGAGCCCAAGGAACTTGTGGCAAGAGTTAAAGCTGTACTAAGAAGATATAATAAAGAGCAGACTAAAGAGGATATTATTTACCTTGATAATCTTACAATTGATTCTACATCGTATAAAGTTATCTATAAAGGAAAGAATTTAAAGATGCCTCCTAAAGAATTTGAACTTTTATATTTCCTCTCTTCAAATAAAAATAAAGTTTTTACTAGAGAACAGCTTTTATGTGAGGTATGGGGATATGATTATCCAGGAGATTCTAGAACTGTAGATGTTCATATAAAACGTCTCAGAGAAAAAATAGGAGATGATAATACATGGCAGCTTCAGACAGTATGGGGAGTTGGATATAAATTTGAAATTAAAAAACAAGAGTAG
- a CDS encoding HAMP domain-containing sensor histidine kinase: MKLKNKSRRLSLIYKLILLFLINIGIVLICLAVFLSLYFKANYFTEKDLQFASVASHITDIIENYSEQELNYKYEELKSVIDVSSVSTNTDIFLYNKNDEIYVSSKKASEMRDSVKALKEKNLFKIKQGKSVRNIDKYYTLIYPIGSEDDYRGYLIMVAPLSVISDRLHKIYFIIWILSILAVFMACVTLSIFCTKIIISPLNQINNISKKFANGEVNERVKIKSNDEIGELALSFNMMAESLEKVDNNRRTFISNVSHELRSPITSIKGYIAGILDGIIPKEKEHYYLDIVYREIRRLTRLINDLLDLSAIESGRVKINKQKTDINMLLKECAVKAERKASNRGIKIVTCFNDNEKKFVSADKDKIIQVITNLIDNGIKYCDKNGIIKISTVSKSDKVFVNIYNNGPKIDENEIKHIWDRFYKMDKARTNKVSTGLGLSIVRMIILQHGEEVWVENDSKKGVTFIFTLTKYEKNKGE, encoded by the coding sequence TTGAAATTAAAAAACAAGAGTAGAAGATTAAGTCTTATATATAAACTTATACTTTTATTTTTAATAAATATAGGAATTGTTTTAATCTGTCTTGCAGTATTTCTTTCTCTATATTTTAAAGCAAATTATTTTACTGAAAAAGATCTGCAGTTTGCAAGTGTTGCTTCGCATATAACAGATATTATAGAAAATTATAGTGAACAGGAGCTTAATTATAAATATGAAGAATTAAAGTCTGTAATAGATGTATCCAGTGTATCAACTAATACAGACATATTTTTATATAATAAAAACGATGAGATATATGTATCTTCAAAAAAAGCTAGTGAAATGCGAGATTCAGTTAAGGCACTTAAAGAGAAAAATTTATTTAAAATAAAACAGGGAAAATCAGTAAGAAATATAGATAAATACTATACACTTATTTATCCTATAGGATCTGAAGATGATTATAGAGGGTATCTTATAATGGTGGCACCGTTATCTGTTATATCTGACAGGCTTCATAAAATTTATTTTATAATATGGATACTTTCGATACTAGCTGTTTTTATGGCTTGCGTTACACTTTCTATATTCTGCACAAAAATAATTATAAGTCCGCTTAATCAGATTAATAATATATCAAAGAAATTTGCAAATGGTGAAGTAAATGAAAGGGTAAAGATAAAATCAAATGATGAGATAGGTGAACTTGCATTATCTTTTAATATGATGGCAGAATCGCTTGAAAAAGTTGATAATAATAGAAGAACATTTATATCAAATGTATCACATGAATTAAGATCACCAATAACATCTATAAAAGGATATATTGCAGGAATTCTAGATGGAATAATTCCAAAAGAAAAAGAACATTACTATTTAGATATTGTATATAGAGAAATACGAAGACTTACAAGGCTTATAAATGATCTTTTAGATTTATCTGCAATTGAATCTGGAAGAGTTAAAATTAATAAACAAAAGACTGATATAAATATGCTTTTAAAAGAATGTGCTGTAAAAGCAGAAAGAAAAGCATCAAATAGGGGAATAAAGATAGTAACATGCTTTAACGATAATGAAAAAAAGTTTGTAAGTGCAGATAAAGATAAAATTATACAAGTTATAACTAACCTTATTGATAATGGAATAAAGTACTGTGATAAAAATGGAATTATAAAGATTTCAACTGTTTCAAAATCAGATAAGGTGTTTGTTAACATATATAATAATGGTCCTAAAATCGATGAGAATGAGATAAAACATATATGGGATAGATTCTATAAAATGGATAAAGCTCGTACTAATAAAGTAAGTACAGGTCTTGGGTTATCCATAGTTAGAATGATAATTCTTCAGCATGGAGAAGAAGTATGGGTTGAAAATGATAGTAAAAAAGGAGTTACGTTTATATTTACTCTTACAAAATATGAAAAAAATAAAGGAGAATAG
- the pth gene encoding aminoacyl-tRNA hydrolase yields MFLIVGLGNIGKEYEGTRHNVGFRVIDNIASKYDIDINKKKFKGTYGEGFIENEKVILLKPDTFMNLSGESVKEVQSFYKIDCENIIVIHDDISLPLGRIRIRGKGSAGGHNGIKNIIQNLGTDVFPRIKVGVGQPNVDLVHYVLGKFSKDEVEILSKSSDVCVLSAAEIIKNNITEAMNKYNGFNANLE; encoded by the coding sequence ATGTTTTTAATAGTTGGACTTGGAAATATAGGAAAAGAATACGAAGGAACAAGGCATAATGTTGGATTTAGAGTTATTGATAATATAGCTTCAAAATATGATATAGATATAAATAAAAAGAAATTTAAAGGTACTTACGGTGAAGGATTTATTGAAAATGAAAAAGTAATACTTTTAAAACCAGATACATTCATGAATTTAAGTGGTGAAAGCGTAAAAGAAGTTCAAAGCTTTTATAAAATAGATTGTGAGAATATAATAGTCATTCATGATGATATAAGTCTTCCTCTTGGCAGAATAAGAATAAGAGGAAAGGGAAGCGCTGGTGGCCATAATGGAATAAAAAATATTATTCAAAATCTTGGTACAGATGTATTCCCAAGAATAAAAGTAGGTGTTGGACAACCAAATGTTGACCTTGTTCATTATGTGTTGGGCAAATTTTCAAAAGATGAAGTTGAGATTTTATCTAAGAGTTCAGACGTTTGTGTACTTTCAGCAGCTGAAATAATTAAAAATAATATTACAGAGGCTATGAATAAATATAATGGATTTAATGCTAATTTAGAATGA
- the mfd gene encoding transcription-repair coupling factor: MRLEGLLKPLKENEKFNRIVENMGLEKGPISIYDVSDSGKNYLIDAIFEKSGKSLVIITESDIEAKNIYEDLNLYTTNVYYFPAKETVFYNIDAVSGDLRWARLKVIKEILNSKKKIVVTSIDAFTTRYVEHKLFSKYSIKVKEGQEIDTKDFIENLVSSGYERTEAVDGKGQFSIRGGIIDIYPTCSLYPYRIEFFGDQVDSIRTFNTVSQRSIEKVKSADIFPAKEIIISDEDKKSGCQKLLDEFNELKKTCKDKERLDKLETIINKNIESLNETGSFENIDSYLTYFCDKTENLFDYLKNYKFILCNVKRCIGKIDSVYLEFNQNFESFMKRGDIFKGQGNLLVDKEEVLELMKEKTVISIESLLVKDDFLKPIFQESMKSITLNSCQGNVELLISSIKEKKDQGYKTVILSGTRPRGERLVNNLMEHEIQSSYKDDIQDINFGEVVITFGNQEKGFEFPEEKVCVISDIEIFGEAKRNTKKRRKKKKGIGKIGSFSELKPGDYVVHSSHGIGVYKGIKQIESAGHKRDYLDIVYAKGDKLYVPVEQLDLIQKYIGSEGKSPKVNKLGGAEWQKAKAKARKSINEIAQDLVKLYATRVTVKGHKFEKDTPWQKQFEDEFPYEETPDQITSLEEIKKDMESNKPMERLLCGDVGYGKTEVALRAAFKAVMDNKQVAFLVPTTILAEQHYKNIKSRFSDFPVKIDMISRFRTAKQQKETLKRLKEGNVDILIGTHRLVSKDIEFKDLGLLIVDEEQRFGVKQKEKIKNVKKNVDVLTLSATPIPRTLNMSLSGVRDISVIETPPEERYPIQTYVVEQNDQLIRDAILREIGRGGQIYFVYNRVENIEKMAAYVQKLVPEGKVGIAHGQMAERELESQMIQFMNNEYNILVCTTIIETGMDIKNVNTIIIYESDKMGLSQLYQLRGRVGRSNKIAYAYLLYTKDKVLSEVAEKRLKALKDFTELGSGFKIAMKDLEIRGAGNIMGSSQHGHMAAIGYDLYCRMLEDTVKLIKGEIKKEPVETTIDLKIDAFISENYIKDEIQKIEVYKRIAAIENQEDYDDIKDELNDRYSSIPDSVLNLMNIAYIKSLAKNVCIEEIKENKDEIRFIFQDDTCDYIKIYKYLINNYRKKVILEFGEKPCFIIKMSEIKKEEELEFLKKLLHDIVL; the protein is encoded by the coding sequence ATGAGATTAGAAGGGCTTTTAAAACCACTTAAAGAAAATGAAAAATTTAATAGAATTGTTGAAAATATGGGTTTAGAAAAAGGCCCCATATCTATTTATGATGTTTCTGATTCTGGTAAAAATTATCTTATAGATGCGATATTTGAAAAATCAGGAAAATCGCTTGTGATAATAACAGAAAGCGATATAGAAGCAAAAAATATATATGAAGATTTAAACTTATATACAACAAATGTTTATTATTTTCCAGCTAAAGAAACTGTTTTTTATAACATAGATGCTGTTTCTGGAGATTTAAGATGGGCAAGACTCAAAGTTATAAAAGAAATACTAAATTCCAAAAAAAAGATAGTAGTAACTTCTATTGATGCATTTACAACAAGATATGTTGAACATAAGTTATTTTCAAAATACAGTATAAAAGTAAAAGAAGGACAGGAAATAGATACTAAGGATTTTATAGAAAATCTTGTAAGCTCAGGATATGAAAGAACTGAGGCTGTTGATGGAAAAGGACAGTTCTCAATAAGAGGAGGAATAATAGATATTTATCCTACGTGTTCACTCTATCCATATAGAATAGAATTTTTTGGAGATCAAGTAGACTCCATAAGGACATTTAATACGGTATCACAAAGAAGTATTGAGAAGGTAAAAAGTGCAGATATTTTTCCAGCAAAAGAAATAATAATTTCAGATGAGGATAAAAAATCTGGGTGTCAGAAGCTTTTAGATGAATTTAATGAATTAAAAAAGACTTGTAAAGATAAAGAAAGATTAGACAAACTTGAAACAATTATAAATAAGAATATAGAATCTTTAAATGAAACCGGTTCTTTTGAAAATATAGATAGCTATCTTACTTATTTTTGCGATAAAACAGAAAATCTTTTTGATTATTTAAAAAATTACAAGTTTATATTGTGTAATGTTAAAAGATGTATAGGGAAGATTGACTCTGTTTATCTTGAATTTAATCAAAATTTTGAATCTTTCATGAAAAGAGGAGACATCTTTAAAGGTCAAGGAAATCTTCTTGTAGATAAAGAAGAAGTTTTAGAATTAATGAAAGAAAAAACAGTTATATCCATTGAAAGTCTTCTAGTAAAGGACGATTTCTTAAAACCAATATTTCAAGAATCTATGAAATCGATAACTTTAAATAGCTGTCAGGGAAATGTTGAACTGCTTATATCTTCTATAAAAGAGAAAAAAGATCAAGGATATAAAACAGTAATTTTATCAGGAACAAGACCAAGAGGAGAACGTCTTGTAAATAACTTAATGGAACATGAAATACAAAGTTCATACAAAGACGATATTCAAGATATAAATTTTGGAGAAGTTGTAATAACATTTGGAAATCAGGAAAAAGGTTTTGAATTTCCTGAAGAAAAGGTATGCGTAATTTCGGATATAGAAATATTTGGAGAAGCAAAAAGAAATACTAAAAAGAGAAGAAAAAAGAAAAAAGGAATCGGGAAAATAGGAAGTTTCTCTGAACTTAAACCAGGAGATTATGTTGTTCATTCAAGTCATGGTATAGGAGTATATAAGGGAATAAAGCAGATAGAATCTGCAGGTCATAAAAGAGATTATTTAGATATTGTATATGCTAAAGGTGACAAGCTTTATGTTCCTGTCGAGCAGCTTGATCTTATACAAAAATATATAGGTAGTGAAGGAAAATCTCCAAAAGTAAATAAACTTGGAGGAGCAGAATGGCAAAAAGCAAAGGCAAAAGCCAGAAAATCTATAAATGAGATTGCACAGGATTTAGTTAAACTTTATGCAACAAGAGTGACAGTAAAGGGACATAAGTTTGAAAAAGATACGCCATGGCAGAAACAGTTTGAAGATGAGTTCCCATATGAAGAAACACCAGATCAGATAACTTCACTTGAAGAAATAAAGAAGGATATGGAATCTAATAAACCAATGGAAAGACTTTTATGTGGAGATGTTGGATATGGAAAGACAGAAGTCGCATTAAGGGCTGCATTTAAAGCTGTAATGGATAATAAACAGGTAGCTTTTTTAGTTCCTACAACAATTCTTGCAGAACAACATTATAAGAATATAAAAAGCAGATTCTCAGATTTCCCTGTTAAAATAGACATGATAAGCAGATTTAGAACTGCAAAACAGCAGAAAGAAACTCTAAAGAGGCTTAAAGAAGGAAATGTAGACATTCTTATTGGTACTCATAGGCTTGTTTCAAAAGATATTGAGTTTAAGGACTTAGGTCTTTTAATAGTAGACGAGGAACAGAGATTTGGAGTAAAGCAGAAAGAAAAAATAAAAAATGTCAAGAAAAACGTTGATGTTTTGACATTAAGTGCAACTCCTATTCCAAGAACTCTTAATATGTCATTATCAGGAGTAAGAGATATATCAGTAATAGAAACACCTCCAGAAGAGAGATATCCTATCCAGACTTATGTAGTTGAGCAAAACGATCAGCTTATAAGGGATGCTATTTTAAGAGAAATAGGCAGAGGCGGACAGATATATTTTGTTTATAATAGAGTTGAGAATATAGAAAAAATGGCTGCATATGTTCAAAAACTTGTTCCAGAAGGAAAAGTAGGAATAGCTCATGGACAGATGGCAGAGAGAGAACTTGAAAGTCAGATGATTCAATTTATGAATAATGAGTATAATATACTTGTGTGTACAACAATAATAGAGACAGGTATGGATATAAAAAATGTTAATACAATAATCATATATGAATCAGATAAGATGGGGCTTTCTCAGTTATATCAGCTAAGAGGAAGAGTAGGACGTTCAAATAAAATAGCGTATGCATATCTTCTTTATACAAAAGATAAGGTACTATCAGAAGTCGCAGAAAAAAGACTTAAGGCACTTAAAGATTTTACAGAGCTTGGTTCAGGATTTAAAATTGCGATGAAAGATCTTGAAATAAGAGGTGCAGGAAATATTATGGGTTCATCTCAGCATGGACATATGGCAGCAATAGGATATGATCTTTACTGTAGAATGCTTGAAGATACAGTTAAGCTTATAAAAGGTGAGATAAAGAAAGAACCTGTTGAAACCACAATAGATTTAAAAATTGATGCGTTTATTTCTGAGAATTACATAAAGGATGAAATTCAGAAGATTGAAGTCTATAAAAGAATTGCTGCAATTGAGAATCAAGAAGACTATGATGATATTAAAGATGAACTTAATGATAGATATTCTTCTATACCTGATTCAGTCTTAAATCTTATGAATATAGCTTATATAAAGAGTCTTGCCAAGAATGTATGCATTGAAGAAATAAAAGAAAATAAGGATGAAATAAGATTCATATTCCAAGATGATACATGTGATTATATAAAGATATATAAGTATCTTATTAATAATTATAGAAAGAAAGTAATATTAGAATTTGGAGAAAAGCCTTGTTTTATTATAAAAATGTCCGAAATAAAAAAAGAAGAAGAATTAGAATTTTTAAAAAAATTATTGCATGACATAGTATTGTAA
- a CDS encoding peptidylprolyl isomerase, producing the protein MLKKLKKFIVAIAVFALSSSFVGCKMVQKTPEAISKTVVAKIGTDTITKGDIDDYLTKSGIVDSLKQQYGEDYESNSEAKEQLTKQKQQALETLVAEKITLKKSDELGLTPSDDEINQQIDDSLEKLKSAYGDNYESALENAGITEDEYKEQQRKNVIMTAVIQDMVKDVEVTDDDVQSYYDENKDTQFSTGAGATVAHILIAEKDGDGNIDYDASLTKANEVKSKLNAGSSFADMAKKYGTDGTKDNGGDLGFIAYNSQNYDADFIAGFKDLKDGQISDPVKTQFGYHIIKVSGLKDAQVTKLEDVKDQIKSQLEQQKQQQAYTDKMQEWKDEIGVTTYEDKL; encoded by the coding sequence ATGTTGAAAAAATTAAAAAAATTTATTGTAGCCATAGCAGTATTTGCTTTATCATCATCATTTGTAGGATGTAAAATGGTTCAAAAAACACCCGAAGCAATAAGTAAGACTGTTGTAGCTAAAATCGGAACAGACACAATAACTAAAGGTGACATAGATGATTATCTTACAAAGTCAGGAATTGTTGATTCTCTAAAACAACAATATGGAGAAGATTATGAAAGTAACAGTGAAGCTAAAGAACAGCTTACAAAACAGAAACAGCAGGCTCTTGAAACTTTAGTAGCAGAAAAGATAACATTAAAAAAGAGTGATGAATTAGGTCTTACACCATCAGATGACGAAATAAATCAGCAGATTGATGATTCTTTAGAAAAATTAAAATCAGCATATGGTGATAATTATGAATCAGCACTTGAAAATGCAGGAATTACAGAAGACGAATATAAAGAGCAGCAAAGAAAGAATGTAATAATGACTGCAGTTATTCAAGACATGGTAAAAGATGTTGAAGTAACTGATGACGATGTACAGTCTTATTATGATGAAAATAAAGATACTCAGTTCTCTACAGGAGCTGGTGCAACAGTAGCACATATATTAATAGCTGAAAAAGATGGTGATGGAAATATAGATTATGATGCATCATTAACTAAAGCTAATGAAGTTAAATCAAAACTTAATGCAGGTTCATCTTTTGCTGATATGGCAAAAAAATATGGAACTGATGGAACAAAAGATAATGGTGGAGATTTAGGATTTATTGCTTACAATTCTCAAAATTATGATGCAGATTTTATTGCAGGATTTAAAGATTTAAAAGACGGACAGATTTCAGATCCTGTGAAGACACAGTTTGGATATCATATAATTAAAGTAAGCGGATTAAAAGATGCTCAGGTTACTAAACTTGAAGATGTTAAAGACCAGATTAAATCTCAATTAGAGCAGCAGAAACAACAACAGGCTTATACAGATAAGATGCAGGAATGGAAAGACGAAATCGGAGTAACAACATACGAAGATAAACTTTAA
- the spoVT gene encoding stage V sporulation protein T, with amino-acid sequence MKATGIVRRIDDLGRVVIPKEIRRTLRIREGDPLEIFTDRDGGIILKKYSPIEELTDFSKEYCDSLQQVIGHIVLICDKDAFVSVSGAAKKEYIDRKVSNELVDVMDSRKTVLFDKDSVIPLHSDDEKDEYSSMVVSPIVTSGDQIGAVIILSKENDTEFGDAETKLAEAAAVFLGKQMEQ; translated from the coding sequence ATGAAGGCAACAGGTATAGTCAGAAGAATTGATGACTTAGGGAGAGTAGTTATTCCAAAAGAAATAAGAAGAACGTTAAGAATAAGAGAGGGAGATCCTCTAGAAATATTTACAGATAGAGATGGAGGAATAATTTTAAAGAAATATTCTCCTATAGAAGAGCTAACTGATTTTTCTAAAGAATATTGTGACAGCCTTCAGCAGGTTATTGGTCATATAGTTTTAATATGTGATAAAGATGCTTTTGTATCAGTAAGCGGTGCAGCTAAGAAAGAATATATAGATAGAAAAGTAAGCAATGAACTTGTTGATGTAATGGATTCCAGAAAGACAGTATTATTTGATAAAGATTCAGTTATACCTTTACATAGCGATGATGAAAAAGATGAATATTCAAGTATGGTAGTTTCACCAATTGTAACATCTGGAGATCAAATTGGAGCTGTTATCATACTTTCAAAAGAAAATGATACAGAATTCGGCGATGCTGAAACAAAACTTGCAGAGGCAGCTGCTGTATTTTTAGGAAAACAGATGGAACAGTGA